The window GGAGCTCAAGCCGAGCTGGCCCTCGCCGGCGACAGGCAAAGCCGAAGGCACGCCCCGGGGGCAGCACCTTGGAGAAACACAACCTcgccgccccgctgccgcccgcccgcggGAAGCGCTCGCTGAGGCGCGCGGGTGGAAAAGGGCGGAGACTGCGGCCGAGCCCCGCCTCCCTCCGCCCGCCGCAGTTCTCAACCAGGTCGGCTCCCGCCCCATATAGCGCCACGCGGAGGAGTCCAAGGCGCTGAGTGTGGTCTGCAGCGGGAGCGGCAGTCATGTCTGGCAGAGGCAAGGGCGGGAAGGGGCTCGGCAAGGGCGGCGCCAAGCGCCACCGCAAGGTGCTGCGCGACAACATCCAGGGCATCACCAAGCCGGCCATCCGCCGCCtggcgcggcgcggcggcgtCAAGCGCATCTCGGGGCTCATCTACGAGGAGACGCGCGGCGTGCTCAAGGTCTTCCTGGAGAACGTCATCCGCGACGCCGTCACCTACACCGAGCACGCCAAGAGGAAGACGGTCACGGCCATGGACGTGGTCTACGCGCTCAAGCGCCAGGGACGCACCCTCTACGGCTTCGGCGGCTAAACGCCCGTTGCGAACCTAACGCTGTTTAAACACCAAGGCTCTTTTCAGAGCCACCCACACATTCACAACGAGAGCTGTTTATTACTGATGTTTTAGCGAAAACGGTGTTATTAAAGTGCCCTCAAAATCACAACTACTTATCAACTATATATTAAGCATATTATgaagtggtaaaaaaaaagtaatcaggAAGGTACAAGGGACCTTAAAAgctgcaaatgtatttttaaacacagtttaAAGATTTAAGATTTTTACCTAATACTTTAAATAATTCTGGAATTAAACATTTCAAGAACATGAATAAACATTTTTGCTAGTTAAAGTCGCACTGATTTAGCGCTATCTATCGAGCATAGTTGTGTAGATACGTTGTGAAAACTGTGACGGCAACAAGCGGAAGTGTCTGTAATTACGTTTCTAATTTTTACTCCAATAGGAATAGAACGATTACAATCCTCTCATTTGCATAACGCCCTTATAAATAGAGGGGCAGGCGCCATTTTCGGTGTTGTTGAGTTGCGGTGAAGAGCTTGGAAAGAAACTTTTAAGGATGCCTGAGCCGGCAAAATCCGCTCCAGCACCCAAGAAAGGCTCGAAGAAGGCGGTCACTAAGACCCAGAAAAAGGgtgacaagaaaagaaagagagcgAGGAAAGAAAGCTACTCGATCTACGTGTAcaaggtgctgaagcaggtgcACCCCGACACGGGCATCTCATCCAAAGCCATGAGCATCATGAACTCGTTCGTCAACGACATCTTCGAGCGCATCGCCGGCGAGGCGTCGCGCCTGGCGCACTACAACAAGCGCTCGACCATCACGTCGCGGGAGATCCAGACGGCCgtgcggctgctgctgcccggcgAGCTGGCCAAGCACGCGGTCTCCGAGGGCACCAAGGCGGTCACCAAGTACACCAGCTCAAAATAAGAAGGTTCTAAACTATAACCCAAACGGCTCTTTTCAGAGCCCCCAACTTTTCTTACAAAGGGctgtaattgctttcttttccccccgCATATATAAGAAAAATTGTACTTTACAAAAAGTAGCAAAACCTTGTTTTTTTATTAACGATGCTCAAGTAATAAACAGCTCTCGTTGTGAATGTGTGGGTGGCTCTGAAAAGAGCCTTGGTGTTTAAACAGCGTTAGGTTCGCAACGGGCGTTTAGCCGCCGAAGCCGTAGAGGGTGCGTCCCTGGCGCTTGAGCGCGTAGACCACGTCCATGGCCGTGACCGTCTTCCTCTTGGCGTGCTCGGTGTAGGTGACGGCGTCGCGGATGACGTTCTCCAGGAAGACCTTGAGCACGCCGCGCGTCTCCTCGTAGATGAGCCCCGAGATGCGCTTGacgccgccgcgccgcgccaGGCGGCGGATGGCCGGCTTGGTGATGCCCTGGATGTTGTCGCGCAGCACCTTGCGGTGGCGCTTGGCGCCGCCCTTGCCGAGCCCCTTCCCGCCCTTGCCTCTGCCAGACATGACTGCCGCTCCCGCCGCAGACCACACTCAGCGCCGTGGACTCCTCCGCGTGGCGCTATATGGGGCGGGAGCCGACCTGGTTGAGAACTGCGGCGGGCGGAGGGAGGCGGGGCTCGGCCGCAGTCTCCGCCCTTTTCCACCCGCGCGCCTCAGCGAGCGCTTCCCGCGGGCGGGCGGCCTCTGCCCGGCGCTGCCCCGGGGCTTTGCATGTCGCCGGCGTGAGTCGGGGTCCCGCGCTTCCCCTCTTGGGGTCACgctgctttcttcttctctgcttccctgtTTCCTCCCCGCTCCCTGTGAGGGTGACGTCTCCAGGGCACCTCCGCCCGCTGTCGCGTGAACGGCTGTCCCACGTTTCACGGTTCGGCACCGCCGTTCCCATCCCGTTCCCCCCCCTTTGCTGCCCCGGGGTCTGCGGCAAAATTCGGCCAATCCGAGGTCGCGCACTGCGCTGTCGCCCCGCCCCACCGACAGTTCCGTTTTCCGCTCGTCGGGAGCGCTCCCAAAGACGGCTCTCCGGCCGTACTCTTTGTTTGCTCTGTCCGTGGCGGTTTCGCGTTTCCTTTGTCTTCTCCTCGGGCGCTCCGCGCTCGGCATCTCCCTGCTCCTCCGTGCAGGCCGGTAGGCCGCTCCCCTAACACCGTGCGTCTCGTATTCACGCAGAGTTGCGGGAGGGAGCACGGAATGAGGCCCTGAGGGATCCGGAGCCGTCCCTGGGTTTCTCGTTGAGAAATGCAGCGAGTCTGGGGCTCGTAGGGTCAACCTTGACATGCAGTGAGCACCCGTGGGTGGGGCGGGCCGCACGACTCCCGGCAGCCGCCGCACACTTTGTACGGGGTCACaccggcggggggggggggggggtgtcagAGGGGGTTACTGAAGGTCTGTGCCACTTGCATGCAACCAGAAACGAGCAAAAGAAGCCATGGCACACATTTCCAGAAAACGCCCACATGACACAATGCAAAAGGAACGGTAACCAGATCTTTTTCCGTCAGCTGATGGGAAGGTTTGCTCTTCAGCACCTCTGCTAATGAGCTTGGCACACACATTCATCTTACTGCACGTTGGACGATATGCAAAAGGAGGTGGATTAGTTGAGGAAGATTTGGGAGCCTATGATTTAAAAAGTGCTTGTAAATATTAGTTTACACAGCCAAAAACTATGGCTATGACACTTTATGTTTGGACTCTTAGCACACGGCACATACCAACCATCTCAATCTTTTAAAATGATCAAATTC of the Gallus gallus isolate bGalGal1 chromosome 1, bGalGal1.mat.broiler.GRCg7b, whole genome shotgun sequence genome contains:
- the HIST1H46 gene encoding histone cluster 1, H4-VI, germinal H4 (similar to human histone cluster 1, class H4 genes) — its product is MSGRGKGGKGLGKGGAKRHRKVLRDNIQGITKPAIRRLARRGGVKRISGLIYEETRGVLKVFLENVIRDAVTYTEHAKRKTVTAMDVVYALKRQGRTLYGFGG